Genomic DNA from Haloarcula marina:
TCGGCGCCGAACGATTCCATCGCCGTCCGCGCGGGGCGTCCGGCGTCGACGCCGAACGCGCAGATGCTCGTCTCGGCCATCACGTCGGTCAGTTCGTCGACGGCGTCGGGGTCGTACGCCCCGTCGTAGATGTCGCGGAGCAGTTCCGCGAGTTGGGTCGTCCCCTCGCGGCAGGGCACACAGCGCCCGCAGTTGGCGTCGGCGGCGAACTGCGCGCGCTTCCCGACGAACGAGAGGAGACAGCGGTCGTCGGTGAGCAGTTCGACGCGGCCATCGGTCCCGAGGCCCGCCGCCGTGAGGGCCTCGGGCGTCGGCCGCACGTCCAGCGAGTCGGTGAGGCCGCCGAAGCGGCCGCCGACGCAGGCCGCTTTGAACTCGCCCGTGAGCGACACCGCGTCCAGCGCCGTCGACAGCGGCGCGTCCGCGGAGAGTTCGACGGTCGCCGAGGTATCCACGTCCCCGTCGACGGTGACGACGCGGGTCTCGGGCGGTTCGTCGCGGCGGAGGGTCACGGAGAGGTGGGCGAGGGTCCGCGGCGTGTGGACCAGGGTCGGGTGGCCGTCGAGGCCGACCGAGTCCGGACCGGGCGGCCGGAGTCGCGCTTCGAGGCGGTGGTTCCCCTCGATGGCTTCGAGCGCCATCGTCGGTTCGGCGGCCCGGTAGACGGCGGGGCCGGTGTGGACTTCGACGGCGGCGGCCGGGTCCGGGTAGCCGTCGGCGGCCGCCCGGACTCGCTCGGCCGCTCGCTCGTCGGCCTCGGAGAGATAGACGACCAGTCGCTCCGCGTCAACCGCGTCCGTCAGGGCCATCGCGCCGTCGAGGACTTCCATCGGCGCGCTGGCGAGGAGGAGCGAGTCCGTCGTCGACCCGTGGCCGTTCACCACGACGGCGGGTGCCTCGTCGACTTCGGCGGCCGTCTCCCAGGCCTCGACCAGCGGGCGGTCCCGACACCAGTCGCCCCACCCGCGACCGAGGAGAGTCGCGCCCGCGTCGAACACCGCATCCGCCTCTGCGTCGGCGAACCCACCGGCGTCGGCGTGGTCGCCCGCGCTCTCAGGCCGTCGCCAGCCACAGCCACCGAGAACGGGCCGGTCCGTATCGAGGCCGGGGAGGTCGACGGGCGGGAGTGACGTGGCCGCAGGGTCGTGGTCCGCGACGGCGTCCGGGTCGGCCGCCGTCACGTCCGCGTCGGCGAGGCAGGCCGACGCGATGTCCGCGATGCGGTCGTCGGAACACCGGGCGTAGAAACCGCTCCGGCCGTCGCGCGTGACCACGACGAGTGGTTCGAGTGCCGGTACGCCAGTGGACCCGACGCGCGCGACGGTGCCGCCGACGCCCGCGTCGACCGTCACCGCCACGTCGTCGTGGTCCGACGCCGCGACCCGGACGACCGTGTCGCCCCGGTCTGTGAGAGATGTCATGAATTACCGTGCCAACTAGTGTCAGTATCGGTGAGTGTATAAATCTCCCGCACGGCGGGGGTAAATCGGCGTGCCGCCCCGCATGTTCCGGGCCGTGAAACGGTCGGCCACGGACCCGTATTTATTTGAGTGCGCGTGGCCGACGTTGTGCCAATGGCTGACCGCGACGACGTCTGCGTGCTGCTCCCGGCCTTCAACGAGGCCGAGACCATCGAATCAGTCGTCAGTGGGTTCCGCGAGGAGGGGTTCGAGAACGTCCTCGTCATCGACGGCGGGTCGACCGACGGAACACAGGACCTCGCGACCGCCGCTGGCGCTCGCGTCGTCGAGCAGTCGGGGAGCGGGAAAGGACAGGCGATACGGGAGGCCGTCGAGCGCCACGTCGACGCCGACTACGTGTTGATGGCCGACGCCGACGAGACGTACCGCCCCGACGAGGCCGACCGGATGCTCGAACCGCTGTTCGAAGGCCGGGCCGGGCACGTCATCGGTAACCGTTTCGCGAACATGCAACCCGGCGCGATGACCCGCCTCAACCAGACGGGCAACGCCGTCATCAACTGGGCCTTCTCCATCATCCACGGCCACGACCTCACCGACATCCTCTCCGGCTACCGAGCGTTCACCCGCGACTCGTTCCAGCGCCTCTCGCTGTCCTCCGAGGGGTTCGGCATCGAGACGGAGATGGCCGTCGAGTGCGTCAAACACGGCGTCCACACGGAAGTCGTCCCCATCACCTACGAGCCACGGCCCGACGAGTCCGAGACGAATCTCCGGCCGTTCCGCGACGGCGGGACCATCATCGTCACGCTCTACCGGATGGCGAAGACCAACAACCCGCTCTTTTACTTCGGGAGCGTCGGGTTCGGCTCTATCGGCGTCGGCCTCGCGCTGGGCGCGTACGTCGCCTACGACTGG
This window encodes:
- a CDS encoding NADH-ubiquinone oxidoreductase-F iron-sulfur binding region domain-containing protein, whose amino-acid sequence is MTSLTDRGDTVVRVAASDHDDVAVTVDAGVGGTVARVGSTGVPALEPLVVVTRDGRSGFYARCSDDRIADIASACLADADVTAADPDAVADHDPAATSLPPVDLPGLDTDRPVLGGCGWRRPESAGDHADAGGFADAEADAVFDAGATLLGRGWGDWCRDRPLVEAWETAAEVDEAPAVVVNGHGSTTDSLLLASAPMEVLDGAMALTDAVDAERLVVYLSEADERAAERVRAAADGYPDPAAAVEVHTGPAVYRAAEPTMALEAIEGNHRLEARLRPPGPDSVGLDGHPTLVHTPRTLAHLSVTLRRDEPPETRVVTVDGDVDTSATVELSADAPLSTALDAVSLTGEFKAACVGGRFGGLTDSLDVRPTPEALTAAGLGTDGRVELLTDDRCLLSFVGKRAQFAADANCGRCVPCREGTTQLAELLRDIYDGAYDPDAVDELTDVMAETSICAFGVDAGRPARTAMESFGAELAAHAEGRCPAGSCPDMLEVSH
- the aglJ gene encoding S-layer glycoprotein N-glycosyltransferase AglJ — translated: MADRDDVCVLLPAFNEAETIESVVSGFREEGFENVLVIDGGSTDGTQDLATAAGARVVEQSGSGKGQAIREAVERHVDADYVLMADADETYRPDEADRMLEPLFEGRAGHVIGNRFANMQPGAMTRLNQTGNAVINWAFSIIHGHDLTDILSGYRAFTRDSFQRLSLSSEGFGIETEMAVECVKHGVHTEVVPITYEPRPDESETNLRPFRDGGTIIVTLYRMAKTNNPLFYFGSVGFGSIGVGLALGAYVAYDWVVNSISHEVIAMVGGVAILLGIQLLMFAVLSDMIVTVNREQTRRLEDIANRVGTRTGARTVPPSDHGADESGEDSDAEPAVATGDQQR